The nucleotide window GCACGGATAGACGTGATTTGCGACACGTGATGGAATCGCCCTGTCAGGTCCTCACTGCGGTGCTGGCCTGTCAATGCGGGCCAGCACCGCGCTGGGGGCACGTCGTCGTCGTCGGGGGCGGAGTTTCCGGAGTGGCGTGGTTCACGTCGAGGCACCATAATCGGTCGGGCTTGCCTTCGCTGGAGAAGGCATCACGTCCCTGACCTGACAGAAGGAATCAACCTCTGATGAGCAATACTTCAAGCTCGCAGGACTCCGGCATCGGTGGTGTCGCCTGGGTAGTCCTGGTCGCCGCCTTCGGCGGTTTCCTCTTCGGCTTCGACACGGCCGTGATCAACGGCGCCGTGGGCCCCATACAGTCCGAGTTCGGCCTCTCCGACCTCGCCATTGGCTTCACCGTCTCCTCAGCCCTGCTGGGCTGCATGGTGGGTGCATGGGCCGGTGGCAGCCTCTCGGACCGGATCGGACGCCAGCGCTCCATGATGGTCGCCGCCGCCCTGTTCTTCATCTCAGCACTGGGTTCAGGCCTCGCTTTCGGCGCCGTGGACCTGATCATCTGGCGCGTGCTCGGCGGCATCGGCGTCGGCATGGCCTCCGTGATCGCTCCCGCCTACATCGCCGAGGTGGCCCCGACCAACCTGCGCGGGCGCCTGGGCTCGATGTGGCAGCTGGCGATCGTCGTCGGCATCTTCATGGCAGCCTCCTCCAACGCCTTCGTCGCCAATCTCGCCGGCGGAGCCGCTGACCAGCTGTGGTGGGGCCTGGAGGCCTGGCGGTGGATGTTCCTGCTCGAGGCCGGACCGGCGCTGCTCTACGGGCTGCTCTCCTCCTCGATCCCGGAGTCACCGCGATACCTGATCTCGCGCGGTCGCGACAAGCAGGCCGCCAAGGTCCTCGAAGAGGTCGTGGGCGTCAAGGGCGAGAACGCCATCGCGCAGAAGATCAAGGATGTCCGCGAGACCATCAACATGGAAGCGCGGCAGAAGTTCCGCGATCTGATCGTCAGCGGCAAGATCTCACCCATCGTCTGGGTGGGACTGGGCCTGGCGGTGTTCCAGCAGTTCGTCGGCATCAACGTGATCTTCTACTACTCCAACACCCTCTGGCAGGCCGTGGGCATCGCAGAGGATCAGGCTTTCCTGGTCCAGATCATCACCACCAGCGTGAACATCATCGCCACCGTCATCGGCATCATCATCGTCGACAAGGTGGGCCGCCGGATTCCGCTCGCGGTCGGCTCCGCCGGCATGGCACTGGGCCTGGGCATGATGGCAGTGGCCTTCAGCCAGGCTGTGGTCACCATGGGCGCCGACGGCGAGGAGCTCGTCAACCTGCCCGGCGCGTGGGGCATG belongs to Nesterenkonia halotolerans and includes:
- a CDS encoding sugar porter family MFS transporter, giving the protein MSNTSSSQDSGIGGVAWVVLVAAFGGFLFGFDTAVINGAVGPIQSEFGLSDLAIGFTVSSALLGCMVGAWAGGSLSDRIGRQRSMMVAAALFFISALGSGLAFGAVDLIIWRVLGGIGVGMASVIAPAYIAEVAPTNLRGRLGSMWQLAIVVGIFMAASSNAFVANLAGGAADQLWWGLEAWRWMFLLEAGPALLYGLLSSSIPESPRYLISRGRDKQAAKVLEEVVGVKGENAIAQKIKDVRETINMEARQKFRDLIVSGKISPIVWVGLGLAVFQQFVGINVIFYYSNTLWQAVGIAEDQAFLVQIITTSVNIIATVIGIIIVDKVGRRIPLAVGSAGMALGLGMMAVAFSQAVVTMGADGEELVNLPGAWGMIALVSANVFVLFFGATWGPFMWVLLGEMFPNRVRAVALGVTASANWAANFLISMLFPEMADLSLVFAYGFYAACALLSLIFVLKWVPETKGRELEDMSDAAYKRAVR